Proteins from one Malaya genurostris strain Urasoe2022 chromosome 2, Malgen_1.1, whole genome shotgun sequence genomic window:
- the LOC131429328 gene encoding probable cytochrome P450 6a14, whose translation MLLLYLSLLVLALAVQWIRKRFRYWEDRGVPYVTPAFPTGNLRGFGRKFHISTIMQRCYKQLKGKGPFGGIFMFTNPVVLVKDFQYFEDRLFYYNEKDNPIEAHLVALEGTRWRNSRSKVTSVFSSGKMKMMFPTMIRVADEFSKVLTRETAQGKSIAMKDFLSRYTTDVVGTCTFGVDCNSLNYPKAVYRQMGKKAFNFTFLKVMLAEQFRDIARALHVTFFDSDVSNFFLNVVKDIFEYREQNNVQQIDFTSLLSRLKNPDSESGENTNQQEYWSIEEIAAQLFVFFLAGSETPSTTMSFCLYELAANAELQERARANVLQSIEKHGFMSYEAIHEMHFLEQCINESLRKYPPVASLLRTVTRDYPVPDSGGVILQRGTTMIVPVYAIHHDPEYYSDPETYDPDRFSADLVAQRNPLCFVPFGAGPRTCIGLRFGMTST comes from the exons ATGTTGTTACTCTACCTGTCACTTCTGGTGCTGGCCCTGGCCGTGCAATGGATTCGGAAACGTTTCCGGTATTGGGAAGATCGCGGAGTGCCGTACGTGACGCCGGCGTTTCCAACGGGAAATTTGCGCGGCTTTGGTCGAAAGTTTCATATTTCCACTATTATGCAACGGTGCTACAAACAGTTAAAAGGGAAAGGACCATTCGGAGGAATCTTTATGTTTACAAATCCGGTTGTGCTTGTAAAAGATTTTCAATACTTTGAAGACCGATTATTTTACTATAATGAAAAGGATAATCCTATAGAAGCCCATTTGGTGGCTTTAGAAGGAACAAGGTGGAGAAATTCTCGATCCAAAGTGACATCAGTATTTTCGTCTGGGAAGATGAAGATGATGTTTCCAACTATGATCCGTGTGGCAGACGAGTTTAGCAAGGTACTGACTAGGGAAACCGCGCAAGGAAAATCTATCGCAATGAAGGATTTTTTGTCTCGGTATACTACGGACGTAGTTGGCACCTGTACATTCGGAGTAGACTGTAATAGCTTGAATTATCCGAAAGCAGTATATCGCCAAATGGGAAAGAAGGCTTTCAACTTTACATTTCTTAAAGTGATGCTAGCAGAACAATTCCGTGACATCGCTCGTGCTTTGCACGTAACCTTCTTCGACTCGGACGTTAGTAACTTTTTCCTGAATGTAGTGAAAGATATATTTGAGTACCGGGAGCAAAACAATGTGCAACAAATTGACTTTACGAGTTTACTGAGTCGGTTGAAGAACCCAGATTCGGAGAGCGGTGAGAACACAAATCAGCAGGAATATTGGTCGATTGAAGAAATTGCTGCACAACTATTTGTGTTTTTCCTGGCTGGTTCCGAAACACCATCCACCACAATGTCTTTTTGTTTGTACGAGCTTGCCGCAAATGCTGAACTTCAGGAAAGAGCTCGAGCAAACGTGCTGCAATCGATCGAAAAACATGGTTTCATGAGCTACGAAGCCATTCACGAAATGCACTTTCTTGAGCAATGCATAAACG aatCACTCCGGAAATATCCTCCAGTAGCATCCTTACTACGCACGGTCACTAGAGACTACCCAGTGCCCGACAGTGGTGGCGTGATCTTACAGCGTGGGACAACCATGATCGTACCAGTTTATGCTATCCATCATGACCCTGAGTACTATTCGGACCCAGAAACCTACGATCCAGACCGCTTCAGCGCAGACCTGGTGGCCCAACGGAATCCTTTGTGCTTTGTTCCGTTCGGGGCGGGCCCTAGAACCTGTATTGGATTGCGATTCGGAATGACATctacgtga